One Triticum dicoccoides isolate Atlit2015 ecotype Zavitan chromosome 4B, WEW_v2.0, whole genome shotgun sequence genomic window carries:
- the LOC119291127 gene encoding calcium uniporter protein 2, mitochondrial-like, translating into MAFRRTIARSIWAAKNAATCAAAVPKPKPPPPILPARRTLPVVEDCPTLAFLRPRPATARYSTVSVPLPHHCFPAFPVGDQLFNRLVDGLTPPPAAVPWRPGETGVTLHEARKVARAAEMEAARATLRANPESVVSRSEYAALCIDIAGGEEGGRKLAVALDESGVVIVLADAVFLRPDQVAKAIGSMLPSPARAAAAGDDVEARKLELRALERQKAAIDAKAAAQVRRELWCGLGLLAAQTLGFMRLTFWELSWDVMEPVCFYVTSIYFMSGYTFFMRTATEPSFEGFYRSRFATRQRRLMRARQFDVARYNALKQAELRGVSGSVAQSDHGECDADVFRHATHVHQ; encoded by the coding sequence ATGGCGTTCCGCAGAACCATCGCACGGAGCATATGGGCAGCCAAGAACGCGGCCACCTGCGCCGCCGCCGTGCCCAAGCCCAAGCCCCCGCCTCCCATTCTCCCGGCGCGCCGGACGCTGCCGGTGGTGGAGGACTGCCCGACGCTCGCATTCCTGCGCCCGCGCCCGGCCACCGCCCGCTACTCCACCGTCTCCGTCCCGCTCCCGCACCACTGCTTCCCCGCCTTCCCCGTCGGCGACCAGCTGTTCAACCGCCTCGTCGACGGGCtcacgccgccgcctgccgccgtgcCGTGGAGGCCCGGGGAGACGGGCGTGACGCTGCACGAGGCGAGGAAGGTGGCGAGGGCGGCGGAGATGGAGGCGGCGCGCGCCACGCTGAGGGCCAACCCCGAGAGCGTCGTGTCCAGGTCAGAGTACGCCGCGCTCTGCATCGACATtgcgggcggcgaggagggcggGCGCAAGCTCGCCGTggcgctcgacgagtccggcgtcgtCATCGTCCTCGCCGACGCCGTCTTCCTCCGCCCCGACCAGGTTGCGAAGGCGATCGGGAGCATGCTGCCGTCGCCGGCGCGAGCAGCAGCCGCTGGCGACGACGTCGAGGCGCGCAAGCTGGAGCTGCGGGCGCTGGAGCGGCAGAAGGCGGCCATCGACGCCAAGGCGGCGGCGCAGGTGCGGCGGGAGCTGTGGTGCGGGCTGGGCCTGCTGGCGGCACAGACGCTGGGGTTCATGCGGCTCACCTTCTGGGAGCTGTCGTGGGACGTGATGGAGCCCGTGTGCTTCTACGTCACGTCCATCTACTTCATGTCCGGCTACACCTTCTTCATGAGGACGGCCACGGAGCCGTCCTTCGAGGGcttctaccggagccgcttcgcgacGAGGCAGCGCCGCCTCATGCGCGCCCGCCAGTTCGACGTCGCCCGGTACAACGCTCTGAAGCAAGCGGAGCTGCGCGGCGTGTCCGGTTCTGTGGCACAAAGCGATCATGGCGAGTGCGATGCCGACGTGTTTAGGCACGCCACGCACGTACATCAGTAG
- the LOC119291128 gene encoding pathogenesis-related thaumatin-like protein 3.5 → MEAARIASFLLLLGVVWSRAQPGAEAAGTTVFTLRNNCTFTIWPATLSGNSAVAVGGGGFELAPGANVSFPGPTGWSGRLWARTGCVAAASGASLACATGDCGGAVRCTLGGAPPVTLAEFTLGGADGKDFYDVSLVDGYNVGIGVAATGARVNSSTCGYAGCVGDVNALCPAELQVAGKEGDQEGKTVACRSACEAFGTAEYCCTGAHGGPNSCGPTKYSRLFKAACPAAYSYAYDDPTSTFTCGAGAQYLITFCPAQQ, encoded by the exons ATGGAAGCCGCACGGATCGCGTCCTTTCTGCTCCTCCTCG GGGTCGTTTGGTCACGCGCACAGCCCGGCGCCGAGGCGGCCGGCACGACGGTCTTCACACTGCGCAACAACTGCACCTTCACGATCTGGCCGGCCACATTGTCCGGCAACAGCGCCGTCGCCGTCGGGGGCGGCGGCTTCGAGCTCGCGCCGGGCGCCAACGTGTCGTTCCCCGGCCCGACGGGCTGGTCCGGCCGGCTCTGGGCGCGCACCGGctgcgtcgccgccgcctccggcgcGTCCCTCGCCTGCGCCACGGGCGACTGCGGCGGCGCCGTGCGCTGCACCCTGGGCGGGGCGCCCCCCGTCACGCTCGCCGAGTTCACCCTCGGGGGCGCGGACGGCAAGGACTTCTACGACGTGAGCCTGGTGGACGGGTACAACGTCGGCATCGGCGTGGCGGCCACGGGCGCCAGGGTGAACTCCTCGACATGCGGCTACGCCGGGTGCGTGGGCGACGTGAACGCGCTGTGCCCCGCGGAGCTGCAGGTGGCCGGCAAGGAAGGGGACCAGGAGGGGAAGACGGTGGCGTGCCGGAGCGCGTGCGAGGCGTTCGGGACGGCCGAGTACTGCTGCACGGGCGCGCACGGCGGGCCGAACAGCTGCGGGCCGACCAAGTACTCGAGGCTGTTCAAGGCGGCATGCCCCGCCGCGTACAGCTACGCCTACGACGATCCCACCAGCACCTTCACCTGCGGCGCCGGAGCGCAGTACCTCATCACCTTTTGCCCGGCGCAGCAGTAG